Proteins encoded by one window of Lycium barbarum isolate Lr01 chromosome 11, ASM1917538v2, whole genome shotgun sequence:
- the LOC132617518 gene encoding phosphoribosylglycinamide formyltransferase, chloroplastic-like, giving the protein MEVQSLSFKLSFSTPTTSPNQIPKNPFFHVLHKPLNNNLTLKGSFLKPHFSFSSKILQCTNCLQRMEKEVITVNKELKKKKLAVFVSGGGSNFKSIYEATLEGIVHGEVAVLVTNKHDCGGAKYAREQGIPVILFPKAKNSSEGLSEEDLVGSLRAHNIDFILLAGYGKIHLEDDTRKEPESLFVFTFCVLYKCTKHELVV; this is encoded by the exons ATGGAAGTTCAAAGTTTATCTTTTAAACTTTCCTTCAGCACACCCACCACTTCACCAAATCAAATCCCAAAAAACCCATTCTTTCATGTTTTACACAAACCATTAAATAATAATCTTACCCTTAAAGGCTCTTTCTTGAAACcccatttttctttttcttctaaaaTCTTACAGTGTACTAATTGTTTGCAAAGAATGGAAAAAGAAGTTATTACAGTGAATAAAGAACTTAAAAAGAAGAAATTAGCAGTTTTTGTATCTGGTGGTGGTTCAAATTTCAAGTCAATTTATGAAGCTACACTTGAAGGGATTGTTCATGGAGAGGTAGCTGTTTTAGTTACTAATAAACATGATTGTGGAGGTGCTAAGTATGCAAGGGAGCAAGGCATCCCTGTTATTTTGTTTCCTAAAGCAAAGAATTCATCCGAGGGTTTATCAGAGGAGGATCTTGTGGGTTCTCTAAGAGCCCACAACATCGACTTCATTCTTTTAGCCGG GTACGGGAAAATACATCTCGAAGACGATACTCGAAAGGAACctgaatcactgtttgtatttactttctgcGTTCTTTATAAATGTACAAAACATGAACTcgtagtatag